A window from Triticum aestivum cultivar Chinese Spring chromosome 6D, IWGSC CS RefSeq v2.1, whole genome shotgun sequence encodes these proteins:
- the LOC123144745 gene encoding transcription factor bHLH128, producing the protein MRRFLPAGVGEPSSSSSSGPHGKHEGSEAAAAGGGLRYGGGDISLGRGNDLLHGQFRGGEGEMKDDGADMLARHSSSPAGFFSNLMVDDGYHGSRGAGVAGGSSGGEAHRHASSSTKMKSQLSFTAGGQQTTAHLSRISEGASLFPSADAVRAAAHSGSEHPVSRSFSASGSSGGFSIVGPWDESREIIGTLDLGGYESQFSGMASSSSLELAGMDKYMQAQQQQDQVAFKVRAKRGCATHPRSIAERERRTRISYKLRKLQDLVPNMDKQTSTSDMLDLAVEHIKGLQSQLQAMKHEQDKCTCCNKP; encoded by the exons ATGAGGAGGTTCTTGCCGGCGGGAGTAGGGGagccctcatcctcctcctcgtcgggtcCGCACGGGAAGCACGAGGGCAGCGAGGCCGCCGCTGCTGGCGGCGGTCTGCGCTACGGAGGGGGAGACATCTCGCTGGGGCGCGGCAACGACCTCCTCCACGGCCAGTTCCGCGGAGGCGAGGGGGAGATGAAGGACGACGGAGCGGACATGCTGGCCCGGCACAGCAGCTCGCCGGCGGGGTTCTTCTCCAACCTCATGGTGGATGACG GATATCATGGCTCGAGAGGCGCCGGAGTAgctggtggcagcagcggcggcgaagcCCACCGTCACGCCAGTAGCAGCACGAAGATGAAGTCCCAGCTGAGCTTCACGGCCGGCGGACAACAGACCACTGCCCACCTCTCGCGTATCTCCGAGGGCGCCTCCTTATTCCCCAGCGCCGACGCCGTCCGCGCTGCCGCGCACTCGGGCAGCGAGCACCCCGTGTCGCGTTCCTTCTCGGCCAGCGGCAGTAGCGGGGGCTTCTCCATCGTAGGGCCGTGGGATGAGTCGAGGGAGATCATCGGCACCCTCGATCTCGGCGGTTACGAGTCTCAG TTCAGTGGCATGGCGAGCTCGTCGTCGCTGGAGCTGGCGGGGATGGACAAGTACATGCAGGCGCAGCAGCAGCAGGACCAGGTGGCGTTCAAGGTGCGGGCCAAGCGCGGCTGCGCGACGCACCCGAGGAGCATCGCCGAGAGGGAGCGGAGGACGAGGATCAGCTACAAGCTCAGGAAGCTGCAGGACCTAGTGCCCAACATGGACAAG CAAACGAGCACCTCGGACATGTTGGACCTCGCGGTGGAGCACATCAAGGGCCTCCAGAGCCAGCTGCAG GCCATGAAGCACGAGCAGGACAAATGCACCTGCTGCAACAAGCCTTGA